The following proteins come from a genomic window of Terriglobia bacterium:
- a CDS encoding RNA polymerase sigma factor, whose product MDRGNNMLTRAVALARGEAARAEAEDKSLAMDEESFRTVYERTARPLWAYLARVSGDSALADDLLQECYCRFLSLTDPPQEDAHRKNYLFRIATNLLRDHWRAIQRHGETTIETADVPSQDHDVANVPLRSDLGRALARLKPRERQLLWLAYAEGASHREIAKASGMKEASVRPLLFRARKKLMDLIGGAALEPRKA is encoded by the coding sequence GTGGACCGAGGCAATAACATGCTGACACGGGCTGTAGCTCTGGCCAGGGGCGAAGCCGCAAGGGCCGAAGCGGAGGATAAGTCCCTCGCGATGGACGAGGAAAGCTTCCGGACAGTCTACGAGCGCACGGCACGCCCGCTGTGGGCGTACCTCGCGCGAGTTTCGGGCGATTCGGCGCTTGCTGACGATCTTCTCCAGGAATGTTATTGCCGCTTTCTTTCTCTCACGGACCCGCCGCAGGAAGACGCGCACCGAAAGAATTACCTGTTTCGGATCGCCACGAACCTGCTCCGAGACCACTGGCGGGCGATCCAAAGGCACGGAGAGACCACCATCGAAACCGCCGACGTGCCCTCGCAGGATCACGACGTGGCAAATGTTCCGCTGCGTTCGGATTTGGGCCGCGCGCTTGCAAGGCTCAAACCCAGGGAACGCCAGTTACTCTGGCTGGCCTATGCTGAAGGCGCCAGCCACAGAGAAATCGCAAAAGCTTCCGGAATGAAAGAAGCCAGTGTGCGCCCGCTGCTGTTTCGAGCCCGAAAAAAGCTCATGGACCTGATTGGCGGCGCGGCACTGGAACCCAGGAAGGCGTGA
- a CDS encoding vitamin K epoxide reductase family protein, with amino-acid sequence MILGGPVIVLSLARLADALYFTFAYYGRVRKSCWVPAVFYVREGPSCVAVVRTTYGSVFGVPNSLLGIVYYVLLLVWALTWHSAISGSRVGLIILSTRFTDILIASGATTVALGFYLIFALRRILYTDCPWCYAAHGINLALLALLVVAR; translated from the coding sequence TTGATCCTTGGCGGGCCTGTCATCGTCTTGTCACTCGCCAGGCTCGCCGATGCCCTTTATTTCACATTTGCCTACTATGGGCGCGTCCGGAAATCGTGCTGGGTGCCCGCGGTGTTTTACGTGCGCGAGGGTCCAAGCTGCGTAGCCGTGGTCCGAACAACCTACGGCAGCGTTTTCGGAGTCCCCAATTCCCTGCTGGGAATCGTCTACTATGTTTTGCTGCTCGTGTGGGCACTGACCTGGCATTCAGCAATCTCTGGCTCTCGCGTGGGACTGATTATCTTGTCCACCAGGTTTACGGATATCCTCATCGCTTCGGGAGCCACCACGGTCGCCCTCGGCTTTTACCTGATTTTCGCCCTGCGCCGGATTTTGTACACGGACTGTCCTTGGTGCTACGCGGCCCATGGCATTAATCTGGCGTTGCTTGCATTGCTGGTAGTGGCGCGGTAG
- a CDS encoding MBL fold metallo-hydrolase — protein sequence MSVRICVLGSGSKGNSTLVATERTRLLVDAGFSRKETFRRLAAAGERTDGFDALLVSHEHIDHINGLKSLALALKVPIYITGPTREIIQWDPRLRAFETISPGEKFTIGDFEIAPFSIPHDAVDPVAFTFTAEGVKVGVITDLGYIPQLVKQHALGCHCLVFESNHDLDMLKTGPYPWFVKQRVMSRHGHLSNNATAGFLADDYDGTAEVLVLAHLSDKNNHPGLAMHSANQAFDKRGKGRPAELHLASQTEPSRIFQF from the coding sequence TTGAGCGTCCGAATCTGCGTGTTGGGTAGCGGAAGCAAGGGCAATTCCACGTTGGTGGCGACGGAGCGCACACGCCTGCTGGTGGACGCGGGCTTCAGCAGGAAAGAAACCTTCCGCCGCCTGGCCGCAGCCGGGGAGCGAACCGACGGCTTTGACGCCCTGCTTGTTTCCCATGAACACATCGACCACATTAACGGCCTGAAGTCGCTGGCGCTGGCCCTTAAAGTCCCCATTTACATCACCGGCCCAACGCGGGAAATCATCCAATGGGACCCGCGCCTCAGGGCATTTGAAACCATTTCCCCCGGCGAAAAATTCACCATCGGCGATTTCGAGATCGCTCCCTTTTCCATCCCGCACGATGCCGTCGATCCTGTTGCCTTTACATTTACGGCGGAAGGCGTCAAGGTCGGAGTGATTACTGACCTGGGTTACATTCCGCAGCTCGTCAAGCAGCATGCGCTCGGCTGCCACTGCCTGGTGTTTGAATCGAACCACGATCTTGACATGCTGAAGACGGGACCGTACCCGTGGTTCGTCAAGCAGCGCGTGATGAGCAGGCACGGCCACCTTTCAAACAACGCTACGGCGGGATTCCTCGCCGACGACTACGACGGCACAGCGGAGGTTTTGGTGCTGGCCCACCTGAGCGATAAAAATAATCACCCTGGCCTGGCTATGCATTCCGCCAATCAAGCCTTCGATAAACGCGGCAAAGGCCGCCCCGCCGAACTGCACCTGGCCAGCCAGACTGAACCCTCCAGAATTTTCCAATTCTAG
- a CDS encoding pitrilysin family protein produces the protein MKTKNPNVEKSTLANGLQVVTETMPAVRSVSMGVWLRTGSRHEREDQNGIVHFLEHMVFKGTLNRSGEEIARAADAIGGHLDAFTTKEFTCFSIKVVDEHLPRAFDIVADLVKNPLLRSSDIAKESRVIQEEIKMVEDTPDDLVHEIFSKSYWPHHSLGRPILGTRATVGGFNQRRLRDFFRRHYVPGNMLITAAGHLTHGQAVGLAEEQFGRLSQGNVTAAGPIPVAHPHALYRRKKELEQTHICLGTPAYPYAHEKRFASYVLNTILGGGMSSRLFQNIREKYGLVYAVFSGLSAYRDAGILSIYAGTAPGNARKVVNLIIAEFKNLKNNSIPADELQRAKDYLKGSLLLGLESTTSRMANIARQELYYGQCITLDEVSARIDTVTREDVVEVARELFQTERIAVTVLGPRRGFNLSRDQLEC, from the coding sequence ATGAAAACCAAGAATCCGAACGTTGAGAAGAGCACGCTCGCCAATGGCCTACAGGTGGTTACCGAGACCATGCCGGCCGTGCGGTCAGTATCCATGGGGGTCTGGCTGCGGACCGGATCGCGGCATGAGCGTGAAGATCAGAACGGCATCGTCCACTTCCTTGAACACATGGTCTTTAAGGGGACTCTGAATCGCTCCGGCGAGGAGATCGCCCGCGCTGCTGACGCCATTGGGGGCCATCTTGACGCTTTTACGACCAAGGAGTTTACGTGCTTTTCCATCAAAGTGGTTGATGAACACCTGCCCAGGGCATTCGACATCGTGGCAGACCTGGTGAAAAATCCTCTGCTTCGATCGAGCGATATTGCCAAGGAGTCGAGGGTGATCCAGGAAGAGATCAAAATGGTGGAAGATACGCCAGACGACCTGGTCCATGAAATTTTCAGCAAGAGCTATTGGCCGCACCACTCCCTGGGACGTCCCATCCTGGGTACCCGGGCAACGGTTGGCGGATTCAACCAGCGGCGGCTGCGTGACTTTTTCCGGCGGCATTACGTGCCCGGCAACATGCTCATAACCGCAGCCGGACACCTGACCCACGGCCAGGCGGTAGGCCTCGCAGAAGAACAATTTGGCCGACTATCCCAGGGGAACGTCACGGCGGCGGGCCCAATCCCCGTGGCCCACCCTCACGCGCTTTATCGCCGCAAAAAGGAGCTTGAGCAAACCCACATCTGCCTGGGCACGCCTGCATATCCTTACGCCCACGAAAAGCGGTTCGCCAGCTATGTCCTCAACACTATTCTCGGCGGCGGAATGAGTTCGCGGCTGTTCCAGAACATCCGGGAGAAGTATGGCCTGGTTTACGCCGTCTTTTCAGGACTGAGCGCCTACCGGGACGCCGGAATCCTGAGCATCTATGCCGGCACCGCGCCGGGCAATGCCCGCAAAGTGGTCAACCTTATCATCGCGGAATTCAAAAACCTCAAGAACAACTCGATCCCCGCGGACGAATTGCAACGGGCCAAGGATTACCTGAAGGGAAGCCTGTTGCTGGGCCTTGAATCCACCACCAGCCGCATGGCCAATATCGCCCGCCAGGAATTGTATTACGGGCAGTGCATCACCTTGGACGAGGTGTCTGCCCGTATCGACACGGTGACTCGCGAGGACGTTGTCGAGGTGGCGCGTGAACTCTTCCAGACTGAACGGATTGCCGTCACCGTGCTGGGACCGCGCCGGGGTTTCAATCTCAGCCGTGACCAGCTCGAGTGCTGA
- the purB gene encoding adenylosuccinate lyase produces MIPRYTRPEMGAIWSDENKFQKWLEVEIATAEAEAEAGLIPKSAARAIRRKGRVDVERVLEIEKEVKHDVIAFTTNVAEHVGREARYLHFGLTSNDVVDTAQGLLIKDASRLLLEDIDRLAAVLKKRAFEFKHTPMVGRTHGIHAEPITFGVKIAVWYSECQRNRERLAYAADEMRVGKTSGAVGIYSHLSPAIEKKILAKLGLKPSPAESQVIQRDRHAFYVSTLAVIAASLEKIALEVRGLQRTEVREAEEFFSAKQKGSSAMPHKRNPVTAEQICGLARVVRANAQAALENVALWHERDISHSSVERVILPDSTILVDYMLNKTANLVEKMFVYPERMQENLDLLKGLIFSGQLLLDLTEKGVSREEAYLWVQRNAMQVWKTGEDFKSLVQRDPDISNRLSAKEIAAVFNANRYLRHVDQIFRQVFGR; encoded by the coding sequence ATGATTCCTCGATATACCCGCCCGGAAATGGGCGCCATCTGGAGCGACGAGAACAAATTCCAAAAATGGTTAGAGGTGGAAATCGCCACGGCGGAAGCCGAAGCGGAAGCCGGCCTGATTCCCAAAAGCGCCGCGCGCGCCATCCGCCGCAAAGGCCGCGTGGACGTCGAGCGCGTGCTGGAAATCGAGAAGGAAGTGAAGCACGACGTCATTGCCTTCACCACCAACGTGGCCGAGCACGTGGGCCGGGAAGCCCGCTATCTCCACTTCGGGCTTACGTCGAACGACGTAGTCGATACGGCCCAGGGCCTGCTGATCAAAGACGCTTCACGGCTGCTTCTCGAAGACATTGACCGGCTGGCTGCCGTACTAAAAAAACGTGCCTTCGAGTTCAAGCATACGCCCATGGTGGGACGAACACACGGCATCCACGCCGAACCCATCACCTTTGGAGTGAAGATCGCCGTCTGGTACTCCGAATGCCAGCGGAACCGAGAACGGCTGGCCTATGCTGCCGACGAGATGCGCGTGGGAAAGACTTCCGGAGCGGTGGGCATCTATTCGCACCTGAGTCCGGCAATTGAAAAGAAGATACTGGCAAAGCTCGGCCTCAAGCCTTCGCCCGCCGAATCGCAGGTGATCCAGCGTGACCGGCATGCCTTCTACGTTTCAACGCTGGCCGTCATCGCCGCCTCGCTCGAAAAGATTGCGCTTGAAGTTCGCGGCTTGCAGCGCACCGAAGTCCGGGAGGCGGAGGAATTTTTCTCCGCCAAACAGAAGGGCTCATCCGCCATGCCGCACAAGCGAAACCCGGTGACCGCCGAGCAAATCTGCGGCCTGGCGCGCGTGGTGCGAGCCAACGCCCAGGCGGCGCTTGAAAACGTGGCGCTGTGGCACGAGCGCGACATTTCCCATTCATCCGTTGAGCGAGTTATCCTTCCCGACTCGACCATCCTGGTCGATTACATGCTCAACAAGACCGCAAACCTGGTCGAGAAAATGTTCGTCTATCCCGAGCGCATGCAGGAAAACCTCGATCTGCTCAAGGGCCTGATCTTTTCCGGCCAGTTGCTGCTGGACCTCACCGAAAAGGGCGTATCGAGAGAGGAAGCTTACCTCTGGGTGCAGCGTAATGCCATGCAGGTGTGGAAAACAGGTGAGGATTTCAAATCGCTCGTCCAGCGCGATCCCGACATCAGCAACCGCCTGTCAGCCAAAGAAATCGCAGCGGTGTTCAACGCTAATCGTTACCTCAGACACGTAGACCAGATTTTCAGGCAGGTATTTGGAAGGTAA
- a CDS encoding GxxExxY protein, giving the protein MPVEDKRDPRTHALIGAAMEVHRQLGCGFLEAVYQEAFHHELLERSIPFQREVHISVFYKGSRLAADYRADFVCFGSVVVEVKALQKLTGIEEAQVISYLKATAREVALLLNFGAKSLEFRRFIFSKSLKSA; this is encoded by the coding sequence ATGCCGGTTGAAGATAAAAGAGACCCTCGGACGCATGCCCTGATTGGGGCCGCAATGGAAGTCCATCGCCAGCTTGGCTGCGGATTTTTGGAGGCGGTTTATCAGGAGGCATTTCACCATGAACTGCTCGAACGGAGCATTCCCTTCCAGCGCGAAGTCCATATTTCCGTTTTCTACAAAGGCAGCCGGCTGGCAGCGGATTATCGCGCGGACTTCGTGTGTTTCGGCTCAGTGGTTGTCGAGGTGAAGGCGTTGCAAAAACTCACGGGGATTGAAGAAGCTCAGGTGATTAGCTATTTGAAGGCAACTGCCCGCGAGGTGGCCTTATTATTAAATTTCGGCGCAAAATCATTGGAGTTTCGCCGATTTATTTTTTCTAAGTCATTGAAATCTGCGTAA
- a CDS encoding UbiX family flavin prenyltransferase, whose protein sequence is MGSLPLPGLKTVVLGVTGASGSVFARRMLQMLECDGRVGRIHLVISGAGLKVLREELELDVSKSASLPAAIADGPAPKTEYLLDSDIGASIASGSYRVDGMVVVPCSTGCLAQIAHGISSTLIERAADVCLKERRPLILAVRDTPLSRVHLTNMLRAQEAGAGIFPIMPAFYHRPRTIDDLVTQFCCRVLVHLGLEQKDQFRWKGEQSGNRGDGKETF, encoded by the coding sequence ATGGGTTCCTTGCCGCTTCCCGGCCTTAAAACGGTGGTGCTAGGCGTCACCGGCGCCAGCGGCTCGGTGTTTGCGCGCCGCATGCTCCAGATGCTCGAATGCGACGGGCGCGTGGGCAGAATTCACCTGGTCATCTCGGGCGCGGGACTCAAGGTTTTGCGCGAAGAACTGGAGCTGGACGTTTCTAAAAGCGCTTCTCTTCCCGCGGCGATTGCCGATGGTCCGGCCCCAAAGACCGAATACCTGCTGGACTCTGACATCGGCGCTTCGATTGCCAGCGGCTCCTATCGCGTGGACGGCATGGTCGTCGTTCCTTGCAGCACGGGCTGCCTGGCCCAGATCGCTCACGGCATCAGTTCGACGCTGATCGAGCGGGCCGCGGATGTTTGCCTGAAGGAACGACGCCCGCTGATCCTGGCCGTGCGCGATACGCCTCTTAGCCGCGTGCACCTGACCAACATGCTGCGGGCACAGGAAGCCGGAGCCGGAATTTTCCCCATCATGCCGGCTTTCTATCACCGGCCCCGCACGATTGACGACCTGGTAACCCAGTTCTGCTGCCGCGTGCTGGTCCATCTGGGATTGGAGCAGAAGGACCAGTTCCGCTGGAAAGGCGAGCAGTCCGGAAACCGGGGCGACGGGAAAGAAACGTTTTGA
- the larB gene encoding nickel pincer cofactor biosynthesis protein LarB: protein MSPEEITAMLEQVRSGKLSVEAAVDRLRNLPFEDIGYARIDHHRSLRQGFPEVIFARGKSPDHVVGIVQGMLRNRHNILITRGNEELYELIKPLDQRTQFHALSGAISIQRDRKIRGKGKILVVSAGTSDIPVAEEAQVTAEVMGNRVEVIYDVGVANIHRILSESKQLRSARIIIVVAGMEGALPSVVAGMVGVPVIAVPTSIGYGASFRGVAALLGMLNSCASNIATVNIDNGFGAGYLASVINRL from the coding sequence ATGTCACCAGAAGAAATCACAGCAATGCTCGAGCAGGTGCGGAGCGGGAAACTCAGCGTGGAGGCGGCCGTTGACCGTCTGCGCAACCTTCCGTTTGAAGATATCGGGTATGCCCGCATCGATCATCACCGCTCGCTCCGGCAGGGATTCCCGGAAGTCATCTTCGCCCGCGGCAAGTCGCCTGACCACGTTGTGGGAATCGTCCAGGGCATGTTGCGCAATCGCCATAATATCCTGATCACGCGTGGCAATGAGGAGTTGTATGAGCTGATTAAGCCGCTCGACCAGCGCACACAGTTTCATGCCCTTTCCGGCGCAATTTCCATCCAGCGTGACCGCAAAATCCGCGGCAAGGGCAAGATCCTGGTGGTGAGCGCGGGCACTTCCGACATTCCCGTGGCGGAAGAAGCCCAGGTGACGGCGGAGGTGATGGGCAACCGCGTCGAGGTTATTTACGATGTTGGCGTGGCGAACATCCATCGCATTCTGAGCGAGAGCAAGCAGCTTCGCAGCGCCCGAATCATTATTGTTGTCGCGGGCATGGAGGGCGCATTGCCCAGCGTGGTGGCCGGCATGGTCGGTGTGCCGGTGATTGCCGTCCCCACCAGCATCGGTTACGGTGCCAGCTTTCGCGGCGTCGCGGCGCTGCTCGGCATGCTGAATAGTTGCGCGTCCAACATTGCCACCGTCAACATCGATAACGGCTTCGGCGCGGGTTACCTGGCAAGCGTGATTAACCGGCTGTAG